The following coding sequences lie in one Apium graveolens cultivar Ventura chromosome 3, ASM990537v1, whole genome shotgun sequence genomic window:
- the LOC141715102 gene encoding uncharacterized protein LOC141715102, translating into MAWNIDVKTTTIANCFRHCKIRSEENDEQELGEINEGVEGLNEVISNLRYRNVMDIEHLLNYPNENDAVMELPTDEEIIESVMSTDEGTDPEPDDSNVIPSVSSKEAFQALTTLNNYLLQHEQNIPGVIFALHKVKDEINFGFGGKKKQATIDSYFNKN; encoded by the coding sequence ATGGCTTGGAATATTGATGTGAAAACAACCACAATTGCAAATTGTTTTCGGCATTGCAAGATTCGTTcagaagaaaatgatgaacaaGAACTTGGAGAAATAAATGAAGGTGTCGAAGGATTAAATGAAGTTATCTCTAATTTACGATATAGGAATGTGATGGATATCGAGCATCTCTTAAACTATCCAAACGAGAATGATGCGGTTATGGAATTACCTACGGATGAAGAAATCATTGAGTCGGTAATGAGCACTGATGAAGGGACTGATCCTGAACCCGACGATAGCAATGTCATCCCAAGCGTGTCATCAAAGGAAGCATTTCAAGCACTCACCACTTTGAACAATTACTTGTTACAACACGAGCAAAACATACCAGGAGTTATTTTTGCTTTACATAAAGTCAAGGACGAGATTAATTTTGGCTTTGGTGGAAAGAAGAAACAAGCTACAATAGattcatattttaataagaattaa